Below is a window of Desulfobulbaceae bacterium DNA.
TGCCCGGCGGCAAGTCAAACGGTTTAATCAGAGCCGTCATGCCGAGAACCAGTAGAAGGTTGAAGAGATTACTGCCAACGATATTGCCAACGAGCATATCGGCCTCATTTTTCCGAATTGCTGACAAGCAGGAGGCCAGTTCCGGCAAAGATGTTCCTACGGCCGCAAGCGTAAGGCCAATAACAAGCTCTGATAGTCCAAAAAAGCGGGCCAGATCAACCGCCCCGGCAATAAAATAATCAGAGCCAAACCACATAAGTACGAGTCCGATAACGCATAGTAGGGCAATAACAATATAGGAGGGTTGCTGACTGTTTTCAGGGTCGAAATGAACAGACTTGGAGTTTTTTACTTTGTTTTCTAAACGGTAGGCAACGTAGGTGTAGGCAAAAAGAGTACTGGAAAAAACAAGGCCCAGGCCCCTTGGGAAAGAGCCATACACAGTCGCGGCAACGAGCACCAGGCTGGCGGCTATGAGCAGTATGAACTCTACTTTTAAACGATGGTAACATACAGCTAAAGGGGAGATAATTGCAGATAAGGCTAAAATTAAACCGATATTAGCGATGTTTGAGCCGACAACATTGCCGAACATGATATCCGGATGCCCGCCAATTGTGGCATTAATACTGACAAAGAGCTCCGGCATTGAGGTACCGAAGGCGACAACTGTCAGGCCGATCAAGAGCGGGCTCATACCAAGCCGAGCAGCCAATTTTGTGGCTCCGGTAATTAAGCTTTCCCCGCCAGCAAGAAGCAACAACAGACCAGAAATCAGAGCGAACACTGCAAACCACGTCGATGAAAAATTAGCCACCACAATTATACACTCTATGTTTTAGGTTTGAATGTTTTACCAAGGAAGTATATGGTACTTATCGCATTTAAGAAAGATTTTCACGCTAAATTGGCTATACCCAGTTTTTGCTAATAGTCAGCGTGTAGCCGATAACGTCAACAAATATTCAGAGTAATTGCAAATGTCTCTTCTTTATGGCGATGAGGTTGTCCAAGACGTAAAAAACGCTGCCGATATTGTCGAAATTATCGGAGAAAGCGTCTCTCTCAAAAAAACCGGAATTAACTACAAGGGGCTTTGTCCGTTTCATTCTGAAAAGACCCCGTCATTTACTGTAAACCAGGTACGCAGGTCATTCCACTGCTTCGGTTGCGGTGAAGGAGGCGATGTAATTGCCTTTATCATGCGCAGTTTTAATCTCAATTTTGTTGAGGCGCTTAAACAGCTCGCTGACCGCTACCACATCTCTCTGCCGGAAAAAGTGTTATCCCAGAAAGAGCAGGAATCCGGCAACAAACGAAAAATACTTTATGAAATCAACCAAAAAGCGGTTGATTTATTTCATACCTATCTGCTGACAAACAGCGACGCTGCCCCTGCCCGAAAATACCTTAAGGAGCGCCGCATACCTCCTGAGGTCGTTGAAGCCTTCAAGCTCGGTTTTGCACCAAATCGTTGGGATTTTATCCTCAAGCAATTAGGAAGAGAGCACAACACTGAAGATTTACAGGAGGCCGGATTAATCATACCAAAAAAAACTGATGGCTTCTATGACCGGTTCCGAAATCGAGTTTTGTTTCCAATTTTCAGTCACAATGGCAAAGCCATTGGCTTCAGTGGCAGAGACCTCGGCGATCAGGGGCCCAAATACCTCAACTCTCCCGAAACCCCCGTTTTCAACAAAAGCCGTAATCTGTTCGGCCTGTACCAAACTAAAGACGCCATACGAGAAACAAAACGTTGTCTTGTTGTTGAAGGTAATTTTGACCTGATAGCATTATTTGCCGCTGGCATCAAGGAGGTCGTCGCCCCATTAGGAACCGCACTCACCAATCAACACGTCAAAGCCATGAAAGGTTTTGCCCAGGAGGCAATACTTCTTTTTGACGGTGACCGGGCTGGCATTAAAGCTGCGATGCGTTCCGTGCCGCTCTTCCTGGCTGAAAAAATGCCCGCTAAGGTTACCACCCTGCCCTACGACTATGACCCTGACACCTTTATTGAAAAATTTGGTGTTGAAAAACTTGCAGAGGCACTCAAGGCGGCAGATTCACTGCCGGAATTTGTCTTTGACAAACTTGTCGATCAACACGGCCTTTCCCTGGAAGGAAAGGGGATGATTCTCGAGGAGTTGCGACCAGTTATTGCAGCAATCCCCGACCACGATTTACAGCGCACACTTTTCATTGCGCATTTTAGCCAAAAACTTGGCCTAAGCCCTGAGCAGATGAGCGTGGGTATCACTCCGAATATCCCCCAGTGGCAGCAATATGAGCCCGCTCAAGCGCCGGTCGGCCACCCAAAACTTCAGCTCACCAAAACAGAGGAAAACTTATTATCTTTTTTAATTATTTATCCCGAATTTATTAACAAATTTATTGAAGCCGGACTGCACGATGCGTTGAACAACCCGTCTGCCCAAGTGATCGCCCAACACATCGAAGAACTGAACAACCACAAGGTCTCTTACGGACCGGAACGACTCCTTGAATTAACCGTAGGTCCAGAACGATCATTTATTTCCAAACAGCTAACCACAGTTCCTGATATTGATGATTACGAGAAGGAGGCCGTGGAAAAAATTAACTGGCTTAAGGAAAACAGTACAAAGATAAAGATGCACTCTTTGACTGCCGCAATCAATGAAGCCCAGCGCAGAAATGATACGGAGCTCCTCATGAAACTTCTTGATAAAAAGAGACAACTAAGTGAAAAAATTGAATAAATGTAATTATTTGCTGGCAAATTCTTGTTAAATTGAATATCAATGACTTATTTTGTAGTATGCCTTACGAATTAGGAACCTAATTGACTGAGTTCATGGCGAAGAAAACAAAGAAAAAATCCGAAAGTTCCAGCGAGTACAACGTGCCCACAGAAAACCAGAAGCAGTTCTCCAAGAAAGATTCTGAGGCTGAGGAGGATCTTCTTTCTATGTTTGATGACTCGGATGAAGCACTTTCTGACGAGTCAGAGCACACCTCAAAATACGACAATGGGCACCTTTCAAGAGACAAGAACTCCGACATAATTGATCTCACAGATGACTTTGCCAAAGACGACCTTGATCCTGTCAAATCATACCTTCGAGAGATGGGGGCCGTTGCCCTTCTCTCCTCCGCCGAAGAAACAAAAGTTGCCAAAAAGATTGAAATTGGCGACAAACAACTCCAAAGCATAGTACTTTCACTACCACCGGGCTTTAAAATAATCTCCAAAATCGCCACAAGACTGCGAGAAGGCAGCCTTGATATTACCAAGGTGATTAAGGGCTTAGATGAGAATGAGCCGAAGGAAATTCGTAAGGCTAAAGAAGCCTTTTTATGGAAAGTGAAAGAGGCCGAACGAATCGAAGGCGAACGCCTGGCCCTCCTCGCCGACATGAACCAGAAAGGGCTGAAAAAAACCGCCGCCGTCCAGTTTCTTGTTAGAATTGAGCGAAACAGTCACGCCATGGCCAGCCTTTTTGAGGAGTTTCGATTTCAACAAAAAATTATCGACGAACTAACAAAGTCGGTACGAAAAATAGCTGAGCAGATGGACATGGCCGCAAAGGCCATCGACGACGGAACATCAAAGCACGCTGCCGACTTTCTCCTGGATCTTGAAGTCAGCAGTGGAATCGACCATGAGAGCCTCAAACAGGCCTTTGTGGCAATTCAACAGGCTGATGAGTTTGGACGTGCTTACAAAGACAGACTGATCCAGGCAAACCTCCGACTGGTGGTTAGTGTCGCTAAAAAATATGCCAATAGGGGCCTACAACTTCTTGATCTCATTCAGGAAGGAAATGTCGGCCTTATGAGGGCTGTGGAGAAATTTGAATATCGGCGCGGCTATAAATTCAGTACCTATGCCACCTGGTGGATACGTCAGGCTATTAACCGGGCAATTGCCGACCAGGGAAAAACCATCCGCATTCCTGTTCACATGATCGACACAATCAACCGTCTTATGAGAGATTCCAAGGAGTTTTCCCGTGAATACGGGCGAGAGCCAACTCCTGAAGAGATGGCCGACCGTACAGGATTTGACCTGGACAAGATCAAAAACATTCTGAAGATTTCCAAAGAACCTATCTCTCTCGACTCACCAATAGGTGACGGTGAAGATTCATATCTATCTGATTTCATAGAAGATGCTGAATCTATTTCGCCTGATGAGGCAACTATACGACAAAGTCTTCGCTCCAACCTTGATCAGGTTCTGTCGTCTTTGAGTCCTCGTGAAGAGCGGGTTCTCAGAATGAGATTTGGTATTGATACTGCCGTCGACCTTACCCTGGAAGAAGTTGGTAAAAGTTTCTCCGTTACCCGGGAACGAATACGACAGATCGAAGCAAAGGCACTCAAAAAACTCAAACACCCAAGCCGCAAAGATCGGTTAGTCAGCTTTATGGCGGATTAGGACCTGTAGGCAAAACAGTTCGATTTGCTTTGATGTTACTTACTGGTCGCCCTCCTCTATAGCCTCTTGTCATAAAACCTTTTAGGGAACAAAAAAATGGTTGACACGGCTCACACTTCCCTTATAGTCTGTTCCGAATTTTCGCCTGCCATACAATAGCTTTTTCTAATTCGACACAAAGAGGGGCAATGGATACCATCCTGAACTGGCTTACTCTTCACTTGACACCAGGACTTGGCCCCGCGGGAGTACGAACACTCCTTGACGCATTTGAGACGCCAGCACGGATTTTCAGTGCCTCAAACAAAGAGTTGCTCCAGGTTAGAGGGATTAAAAAAAGCGTTGTTGAGTCATTAATAAAATCAGCTCCTTTCAAGCTGGCAGAGCAAGAATTAGAGAAAGCAAAGACCCTCGGGGTTGAAATTATCAGTTGCCAGGATGAGCGCTATCCATCCTTGTTAGGGCAAATTTACAACCCGCCCGTTGTACTCTATGTTAAAGGTCGATCTGACCTGCTTAACAGGCCTTCAATCGCAGTTGTGGGTTCTCGTGCAGCCACGAGCTATGGTCTTAAGATCGCCCGGCAATTATCAGCTGAGCTGTCGGGTAGGCTATCTATTGTCAGCGGGTTGGCGCTTGGAATTGATACGGCTGCACATCATGGTGCTTTAGAGGCTGGTGGAAGTACAATAGCGGTGTTGGGATGCAGTTTGGACATCACCTATCCACCTCAAAACAGCAGACTGGCCCGGTTGATAGAAAACTCAAACGGTGCCATGATTAGCGAGTACCCGTTTCAGACCAAGCCTGATGCCTTTCGGTTTCCGGCCAGAAACAGAATTATCAGCGGCATGGCCCTCGGTGTGCTGGTTGTTGAGGCGGCAGAGCGGTCTGGATCACTAATCACAGCCCGACAAGCCTTAGAGGAAGGACGTGAAGTCTTTGCCATCCCGGGAAGGGTAGACTCAATTAAAAGCAGTGGAACGCACCGCCTTTTAAAGGAGGGGGCCAAACTTGTTCATACCATCGATGATATCCTTGAAGAGTTTCAAGGCCTATGGAGCCATGACGATACAGGCGTCACTGCAACAGGCAAGAGAGATCCGCTGTTTTCATACACCGCAACTGAACAAAAAATCATCGACGTGCTTGACGCCTATCCCAAACACATTGATAGCATAATCAGCGAGACCGGCCTGGACATCCGACTCATCAATGAAAGCTTGCTGCTTTTAGAGTTAAAAAACGCAATCGAAGCCCTGCCCGGCCAGCAGTATCGGTGTAATGTTTGTAAATAGTTGGTTGATTGGGAAACTGGGTCTGTAGTTCGGTGGCGTATCTAAGCTACCATTAACATTGGTCTGCACCGCTTTGAACCGACCAATCCTCAACTATTTTGCCATAAAAAACACGAAATCAGTGATAAGGTACTAAATATGTTAAAGTCTTTAATTATTGTTGAGTCCCCCGCAAAATCGCGAACCCTCCAACGCTACCTGGGGAAGAACTTCGACGTCAAGGCCTCTGTCGGTCATATTAGAGATCTGCCGGCAAAAACTCTCGGGGTTGACCTTGAAAACGGTTTCCACCCGCAATACGAAACTATCCGGGGCAAAGGCAATATCATAAAAGAGCTGCGCGCCGCCGCCAAAAAAGTTGACCAGATTCTACTCGCACCTGACCCTGACCGCGAAGGGGAGGCAATTGCTTACCACATCGCCGAAATCTTAAAAGGTTCCAAAAAGCCGGTCTACCGAGTCCTTTTTCACGAACTTACTAAAAATGCAATTATACAGGCCATTGAAAACGCCACGTCATTAAACAGTAATCTCTTTGAGGCCCAACAAACCAGGCGCATCCTTGACCGACTGGTCGGCTACCAGATATCACCTTTATTATGGGATAAAGTTCGTCGCGGTCTGTCAGCTGGCAGAGTTCAATCGGTGGCTGTAGAAATGGTTTGTGCCCGAGAGCAGGAGATCAAAGAGTTTAAATCCGAAGAGTATTGGAGCTTTGAAGCCTTACTGCTCGGCGAACTTCCTCCAGAGTTCACGGCCCAACTCGATAAAAAATCCAATAAAAAAATTGTTGTCAGTAACAAGGAAGAGGCTGATTCAATTGTAAACGACCTTAAAGGTGCGGAATTTACAATTGCCAATGTTGAGAAAAAACAAAAAAAGAGAAATCCCTACCCCCCTTTCATCACCAGCTCAATGCAGATTGATGCTAATCGCAAGCTGCGCTACTCTGCAAAACGGACAATGGCCCTGGCCCAGAAACTCTATGAGGGACTGGAGGTTGGTGAAGACGGCCCAACCGGACTTATCACCTATATGCGAACCGATTCAACCCGTATCAACGATACCGCTTTAGCGGAATTACGTGGGTTTATCGATAAAGAGTACGGCAAAGAGTATCTGCCCGGCAATCCAAACACCTATAAAACCAAAAAAGGCGCCCAAGATGCCCATGAAGCAATACGGCCGACGGATGTAAACAAAACCCCTGAATTGATGGCCCGCTTCATGGATTCAGATATGCTTAAGCTCTACACCCTTATCTGGAAGCGCTTTGTGTCAAGTCAGATGGCGCCGGCTGTGTATGATCAAACTACTATCCATATCTCTGCCGGTGAGTACCAGTTCAAGGCTGTTGGTTCCATCATGCGCTTTTTGGGCTTTATGTCGGTCTATGTCGAGGCCCCAAGTGACGAAAATGGTCAAGACACCACCAAAAAAGCAGACAAACAAGAGACCGACAAGAGCCTGCCCGACATAAAGGCCGGCTCTTGTGCCACGCTCAAAAAAATAACACCTGCGCAACACTTTACCCAGCCCCCCCCACGCTACACAGAGGCCTCTCTTGTTAAGGCTCTAGAAGATAACGGTGTCGGCAGGCCAAGTACCTATGCCAGCATCATTTCAACTATTCAAGACAAAGAGTATGTCCTGCTTGAACAAAGGAAATTCTTTCCCACCGAATTAGGGCAACTTATCAACGAGCTCCTGCTCGCCCACTTTCCTGCCATTATGGACATTGAATTTACTGCCGGCATGGAACAGAATCTAGATAAAGTCGAAGAGGGCAAAATCGATTGGCAAACCATCCTCAAGGACTTTTACGGCCCCTTCAAGGATGCTTTGGAGCTTGCCAAAATAGAGATGAAATCTGTAAAGCGCAGCATGACGCCAACAGATGTGCCCTGTAAGATCTGTTCCGGAACCATGGTGATTCGCTGGGGCCGAAACGGCGAGTTTCTGGCCTGCGAAAACTATCCCGACTGCAAACACACCCAGGATTTTCAAAAAGACTCCAGCGGCAAAATTTTGCCACTGGAACGTGACGAGCAACAAGCAACCAATGAGCAATGTGACAAATGTGGTAAGCCAATGGTTTATAAAGACGGGCGCTACGGGCGGTTTATGGCCTGCTCCGGCTACCCGGACTGCCGCAACATCAAAGCAGAAGGCACCGGTGTGTCGTGCCCGGAAGAAGGCTGCTCCGGCACACTGATCAAAAAGGTATCAAAACGCGGCAAAGTTTTTTATGCCTGTGACCAATATCCGAAATGTTCTTTTGCTCTTTGGGACAAACCGGTAAACGAACCATGTCCTGAATGTAAAGCTCCATTTCTTCTGGAAAAAATAACCAAAAAATCAGGAACCAGGCTGCAATGCGCCGACAAAGAGTGCAATTATAAAAAACACTTGGAGGAAGATGAAGAGTAAGGACGAATAATAGTTTTTTGAATTATGCCGATAAAATGCTTACAATGATTGCAGACAGAAGAACGCTTTAGCCCAATTTTAAGTTTGTCACAGTTCAACTCCCATTCATTATGGAGGAAGTTATGGTAACTGGCATCTATTCGGGCCTCTCGGCCCTTCGTTCGATTCAGGTAAAAACACAAACCACCGCCAATAACGTGGCAAATATCAATACCGACGGGTTTAAAAAGTCCAGAGCAACACTGGTCGAAGGCAACCCTCAAGGGGTCAACGTAACAATTTCAAAAATTGAAACACCCGGGCCGCAACTCTACGAACAGACCCCTAAGGGAACAGAACTCATAGAAAAATCCAACGTTGATCTAACAGAAGAGATCCCCAGCATGATGCTCAGCAAAAGAGCCTTTCAAGCTAATATTAAAACCATTCAAGCCGAAGATGAGATGTTAGGAATGCTCTTGGACATTAAGAGTTGAGATAAAAGCTGTTAACTGGTCAAAGCGGTAAAATGGTTGACTGGTTAACAGCCCATCAAATCGACCAATTGCTTCGTTAGCTTACCCTGCAGATCTCACAGATCTTCGTAGGTTACTTTCCCACCAACAATCGTCAAAACGGCCTTTCCAGTCAGATTCCAGCCCAGAAACGGTGAGTTTTTACTCCGGGAGACAACCTCGTCTCGCTGGTAGGTGTACTGCCGCAACGGATCAATCACTGTAACATCAGCCATGTTCCCCACGGTTAACGATCCGCCGGGAAGGCCCAGGGCCTTGGCCGGATTAGAAGACATAAGCTCCACAAGCTTCTTCTCGTCAATACAGTTGCTTCGCACAAGCTGCAGCGCTAAAGAAAGCGAGGTCTCGAGCCCTATAATGCCGTTTGCCGCCCGATCAAACTCAAGCTCTTTCTCAAGGTCACTGTGGGGCGCATGATCAGAAGCAATAACGTCCAACGTGCCATCTTGCAGACCTTCCTTAATTGCTTCTACATCGTAATCCATCCTCAAAGGGGGATTCATTTTCGCGTAGGTGTCATACTTGCCAACCGCTTTTTCAGTAAGCGAAAAATAGTGAGGGGCAGTCTCTGCTGAGACCGGACAGCCATTGGCTTTAGCCCGGCGGATCAGGCTGACAGACTCTTTGGTACTTATATGGGCAAGGTGAACGTGCTGGCCGGTTAATTCTGCCAGGGCTAAATCCCTGTACACCATAATTTCTTCGGCAGCATGAGGTATACCAATAATACCCATTCGAGTTGACATCGGCCCTTCATTCATGGAGCCATGCCTGCTGAGACCTATCTCTTCCGAATGCGAAATAATTGGCACACCGTAGTTGCCTGCATATTCCATAGCCCGGCGCATGAGCTGGCTATCAGAGACAGGTAGTCCGTCATCGGTAAAAGCAACAGCCCCCGCCGCAAACATTTCGCCCATATTCGCCAAGGTAGATCCCTGACCATGCGAACTGATTGCCCCAACTGGATACACCCGGCAGGCCGCCTTTTGAGCCTTACTCAACACAGCCTCAATCATCTGGGCCGAATCAAGTACCGGCTTGGTATTTGGCATACAGGCAACAGCTGTAAATCCACCAGCAGCCGCAGCCTGTGCACCGCTTTCAATAGTTTCCTTATACTCTTCACCCGGTTCGCGCAGGTGTACATGAATATCAATGAGACCAGGAACCACCCATTTGCCGGTCAGATCAATTTCCCGTGTCCCCTCAGGTAGAGATGAAGGATTAATCTGGGCACATTTTGCCAGATGAAGAAGAAGGTTGCCGACCATATCAATACCATTTACGGGATCGATAATCCGGCCGTTCTTAAGCAAAATTGGTTGCATGTTCAAGTTATTCTCCCCCCAGGACGAGATAAAGCAAGGCCATACGGACGGCGACCCCGTTAGTGACTTGCTCAAGAATGACAGATTGCGCACTGTCAGCAACCTCAGCCGTCATTTCAACACCTCGATTAATCGGCCCGGGATGCATAATCAAGGCATCAGGCTTGGCCAATCGCATCAGCGTTGAATTAATCCCGAAGACCTGAGCATACTCGCGCAGCGATGGAATTAGAGAATCCTGCTGCCGCTCTTTTTGAATCCGCAGCCCCATAACCACATCTGCTCCGGAAACCGCATCAGCCACAGAGCGGTGCAGGGTCGCACCCATATCTTCTATGCCGATCGGCACCATCGTCCGCGGTCCACTCACATGCACATCGGCGCCCATCTTTGTGAATCCGACAATATTTGAATGTGCCACCCTGCTATGAGTAATGTCCCCAATAATAGCGACTTTGAGGCCCTTAAGATGCCCTTTTTTCTCTTTTACCGTCATCATGTCCAATATTGCCTGGCTTGGATGCTGATGTGTGCCGTCGCCAGCATTGATGACCGACGACGAAATATACCTTGTCAACATATGTGGCGAACCAGAAGATGAATGCCGAATTATGATGGCATCCGGCCGCATGGCCTCAAGATTTCTTACAGTGTCAATCAAGGTTTCACCCTTGGTTGCAGAGCTGGTTGAGGCAGAAATATTAAAGGTGTCTGCACTCATGCGTTTGGCGGCAATTTCAAAAGAAAGACGTGTTCGGGTACTCGGCTCAAAGAATAGATTAATTATGGTTTTTCCGCGAAGAGTAGGAACTTTTTTTATGGAGCGGGTAGAAATTTCTTTAAAGGATTCTGCTGTTTGAATAATAAAAGAAAGGTCATCAGTTGAAAAGTCATCAATACTTAAAATGTGTTTATGATTAAATCTATATTCAGCGTCCATTCATTTCCTTTTACCATGAGTCAATTCAAAGCTTCAACATAACTCCCACGGTATTGTTAGCGGATTATATTAAATAGCCGGTCAAATCTCACTGAAAATTTATCTTTATTCCAGGACCAGTACAAAATAAACGCTTTTCCTTTAATATTTTTTAATTTAACAAATTTCCAGAACCGGCTGTCGTGGCTGTTATCACGGTTATCACCCATAACAAAAAGAGAGTTTTTGGGGACCGTAATTTCTGCCATATTATCCCGGGAATTAATCCGACCTGGAATTATGTCTGGGTCAAGATGAACAGCCCCTTCGACATAATAGGGCTGGTCGTTGACATACAGTTCTTTATTAACGATTTTAATGCGGTCACCCTCAACACCGACAACCCGTTTAATAAAATCCTGCTTTGGATTAACAGGATACTTAAAGACAACGATATCCGACCGTTGAGGGTTTTTATAGGGAATCCAGGTAGCGCCTGTAAATGGGTTTTTAACACCGTAGAGAAATTTATTAACCAGCAGATGATCGCCAATGAGAAGCGTCGGCTCCATCGATCCCGAGGGGATCTTAAAGGCTTGAACAATAAACGACCGAATAAACAAGGCCAGAACAAGGGCTATCAGAATAGCCTCCACATATTCGCGAACAACAGATTTATCTTTGGGAGGCGTTTTTTTCAAAAACATGGAATGCTCCAGTAGCAAAATGTTTGGTGTCTGGAAATTAATGCAAGGGGCTTATCTATCAAGAAGGCACATTAATTGCAGTCGTCGAACAATAAAATAAAGATAGGTCTCAGCAAAAAACTCAAAGTCTGAAACAAATTTTTATCCCATATCCGGACAAAAAACAAGAACGATTCCCAGGATTCATATTTTTTACAAAAAAAGCTGAAAAAACAATATGTTGTGTCAAATTAAAGAAAACAACACCACATATATTGCTTTAGAACCTAAAGGGTAGGTATTTCCCAAAAATTATTTGATATTTCAAGTACATCTGTCGATTATATCTGTTGACAAAGATTTTTTTTTATGCATAAAATTTGAGTAGATCACTGTCTAAAACTCCAAATCGACAGGCATTGGCAGATAATGCGCGTTAAATTTTTAACGCTTTAAAATTAGTGTTTTTATGAAAAAAATTACGTTACCAAAACTAAATTTTAATTTTTCCCTGCCGGGCTTCAGAAAACAGAAGCTGGCGCTCGGACTTGACATCGGTTCGTATGCCGTAAAAATCTGTGAACTCACCAGTTCTCAAAACGGTTGCCGATTGTTAAAACTAGGGAGCGCCAAACTTCCAGAAGGGGCAGTTGAAGACGGTGTTCTGCAAGATCCTGACTCAGTTGGCGCTATCATCACGACCTTGATCAACAATCTCAAAATTAAAAATAAAAAGGTCGCCATCTCCATTTCCGGATACTCAGTAATCGTCAAAAAAATCAACCTGGCAGTCATGTCTGCGGCAGAGTTAGAAGAGCACATTCAGGCCGAAGCAGAGCAATACATCCCCTTTGATATTGACGACGTATTCCTGGATTTTCAGGATTTAAAGACCAACAGCGATGAGTCGGATAGAACCGACATCATGCTGGTCGCCGCTAAAAAAGATGTAATAAACACCTATCTGCGTATGCTTGAAAAAATAGGCCTCCAGGCCGTGGTCGTTGACGTTGACGCCTTTGCCCTTGAAAATTCATACGAAAACGTTGAAAGCCTTGCGGAAAATGTCGCCCTGATCGATATTGGTGCCTCCAAAATGAGTTTCAATATAATTGCCAATGGCGCTTCAATACTCGCTCGCGACGTCGTAATGGGGAGTCGACAGATTACCGAACAAATTCAGAACCGGCTCGGGATGGATGCAGAAAGCGCAGAAGCCGCCAAGATTGGCCTCCTTGAGGTTGACCCGGACCATAGAGAGAAAATCAGTGAGATTTTCATCAATACCTGTACACAATGGGTTCTTGAAATTAAAAAGGCGCTCGATTTTTATATATCCAGTTATCCTGATGATAACATCACCAACTTGATCCTTAGCGGAGGTGGAGCCAAAATTAATGGGTTTGCCACCTTGTTAAGAGAAGAAACAGGGATTCAGGTCAATATATTTGATCCTTTCGCCAATGCTGAGTCGGACACTGCCAAACTTGATCCCGCATACCTCAAACATATTGCTCCAGAGATGGCTATCGCCGCTGGCTTAGCCATTCGCAAGATAGAGTTATAGGCCATGATACGAATCAACCTGCTGCCTATCAGGCAGATAAAACAACGCATTCAGACTAAAAACGAGGTTCTCGCTTTTGCCTGCCTTCTCTGCATATTTCTTATTGCTCTTGGCCTCGTTGGTTATTCCCAAACAAGGAAAATTGAAGGTTTGAAAAAAACGCAGGCCCAGTTGATTCAGGAGAAAAAGAAATATGAAAGCGTTATCGCCCGCATAGAAAAAATCAAAAGGGAGAAGGCCTTGCTGGAAACCAAACTGGAGGTCATAAAAAATCTTAAGGCAGATTCCCAGTTACCAGTGAGGGTGTTGGATGAAATTGCCAAAATAACTCCATCCAGCAGAATGTGGCTGAAATCCATGTCGCTCACACAAGGGGGAGTTTCGCTAACCGGAATTGCCCTAGATAACGCCACCATTGCCCAATATATGGACAGTTTATCCAGTGCACCGTATTTTTCAGGAACCGAGCTTAAAAACTCTTCTTTGACTGTCGTGGCAGGACAAAAGCTTAAATCTTTTGCCCTTACAATGGCTGTCAAAAAACCGGCCGTAGAGCAACCAAAATCAG
It encodes the following:
- the pilM gene encoding type IV pilus assembly protein PilM translates to MKKITLPKLNFNFSLPGFRKQKLALGLDIGSYAVKICELTSSQNGCRLLKLGSAKLPEGAVEDGVLQDPDSVGAIITTLINNLKIKNKKVAISISGYSVIVKKINLAVMSAAELEEHIQAEAEQYIPFDIDDVFLDFQDLKTNSDESDRTDIMLVAAKKDVINTYLRMLEKIGLQAVVVDVDAFALENSYENVESLAENVALIDIGASKMSFNIIANGASILARDVVMGSRQITEQIQNRLGMDAESAEAAKIGLLEVDPDHREKISEIFINTCTQWVLEIKKALDFYISSYPDDNITNLILSGGGAKINGFATLLREETGIQVNIFDPFANAESDTAKLDPAYLKHIAPEMAIAAGLAIRKIEL
- a CDS encoding PilN domain-containing protein, with translation MIRINLLPIRQIKQRIQTKNEVLAFACLLCIFLIALGLVGYSQTRKIEGLKKTQAQLIQEKKKYESVIARIEKIKREKALLETKLEVIKNLKADSQLPVRVLDEIAKITPSSRMWLKSMSLTQGGVSLTGIALDNATIAQYMDSLSSAPYFSGTELKNSSLTVVAGQKLKSFALTMAVKKPAVEQPKSE